In Nostoc piscinale CENA21, the genomic stretch TTCTGCGGCGTTTAGATATTAGCAACTTTGGACAGGTGTTTATTGTAGAACGCAATGGTCTGTTAATTGCCAGTTCTACTAAGCAAGATACTTTTGCAATAGTTAAGAATGAAGTCCAGCAAATCAAAGCTACAGAAAGTCCAGATCCAGTAATTAAAAATACTGCCAAATATATTGAAAATAAATTTAATGGCTTTCAGTCAATCACTGAACAAAAAAAACTTCAATTGCACCTGCCAAAAGAGACAAAGTTTGTATATGTCACTCCTTGGCGTGATCAATATGGACTAGATTGGTTAGTAGTCATGAGTGTGCCAGAAAAAGCTTTTATGGCCAAGATTACTACGAACACTCAAATTACGGTTTTGCTGTGTTTAGCCGCATTAATAGTGGCAATTATTATTGGTTATTTGACTTCTAGTTGGGTTATACAACCAATTTTGCGAATCAATCGCGCTAGTCAGGCAATGGCATCAGGTGACTTAGAACAAACTGTAAATATTAGCAAAATAGAAGAACTCAATACATTAGCTCAGTCTTTTAATTATATGGCTGAACAACTGCGTCAATCTTTTACTGCTTTAGAAGCGAGTAAAGCACAATTAGAAGACCGAGTAGAAGAACGTACTGCTGAACTGAAAACAACTTTAAGCGAATTAAAACGCACCCAGGCACAAGTTATTCAAAATGAAAAAATGTCAAGTCTTGGCCAATTAGTAGCTGGCGTTGCACATGAAATTAATAATCCTGTCAATTTTATCCACGGTAACATTACTCACCTAAGCGACTACATTCAAAGTCTGGTGCAAATGCTTCATTTTTATCAAGAACGCTATCCTGATGAAGTCCCAGAAATACAAGCACTAGCAGAAGAAATTGATTTAGATTTTTTGATTGCTGATTTAGATAAGATTCTGCCTTCTATGAAAATGGGAACTGAAAGAATTCGGAATATTGTCCTATCGCTGCGAAATTTTTTCGCGCATGGATGAAGCCGATTTTAAAACAGTTGATATTCATGAAGGTATTGAAAGTACATTATTAATTTTGCAATACCGTCTCAAGGAAAAACAAGACTATCCAGGTGTTGAAGTTATTCGTGACTATGGTGATTTACCCCAAGTAGAATGCTTTGCGGGGCAAATGAATCAAGTATTGATGAATATATTAGTAAATGCGATGGATGCTTTGGAAGAGTCATTTTTTAATAGTCAAAACTTCTCAGCAGAAAAACCACAAATTACTATTCGTACCTCAGCCTTTGATAATCAATGGATAGAAATTGCGATCGCAGATAATGGCCCTGGAATGTCTGAACAAGTCAAAAACCGTATATTCGACCCTTTCTTTACGACTAAACCTGTTGGTAAAGGTACAGGTATGGGTATGGCAATTAGTTATCAAATCATTACCGAAAAGCATCACGGTAAGTTAGATTGTGTCTCTACTCCAGGTGAAGGAACTGAGTTTAAAATTCAAATCCCGGTAAAACAGTAATTAAATAGGGAGTAGGGAGTGGTAAGTGGGTGTAAGAGGGTAGAAGCATAAGGAAATACAGTTCAGTTAAATCTCAAACTCTTGTTTAAAGTCAATTTTTTTAACGAACCGCAAAGAACGCATAGACGCGATAGCGGTGAAGCAGTGCGTTGGGCGGGTTCCCCGACTCCCTCACTGCTGAACCCGTTAGCGAAGCGGTAGCGAGTCTTCGAGCGTCAGGGCTTCCCGCAGGGTAGAGCGCAAAGAGAAAGAAGAGATTACTAACTGAACCGTATTGGGGTATAAGGGAAAGAATAAAAACGACCATTATTTAAAAATTAGCAATCTTTCCCTACACCCCAAATGGGAAATCAAAATTCAAAAGTCAGAGAATTTTTGACTTTTAACTTTTGATTTTTGACTTAATTTTGCCCTGACACCCACTCCCTATTTCTGGCTTGGCTTCAGTGCTAACAAAACTTCTAGCTGACTGGTGGATTTATCAGGGCTAGTGGCGGTGGCGGCAAAACCACGAATAGAACTTAAAATGGCATTAACATCCGGTGGAATTGGTCTACCTTGGCCTGCAAAGCGGTTAACAAAAGTCACAGTTTTATCCATATCTAAATAGAAATAACCACCGTTGGGTTGTTGCAATGAACCTGTGACATTTTTAAATGTATCGCTTTGAGCCAGGGATGGACTTTTAGTAGCAGCTAAGGCATCAGCCACAGGGCCGCCAAGTGCTAGAAAGACGGTATCTTGGTCTAACCAACCATGAGATAATAATGCGCCTTGTCTGGGTATTTGCCATTCTGTGACATCTTTACCGCCGATGTTACGGTTGGCGATGTTAATTCTTTGGGCTTTGGCTAGGTTGTCAAGTTTTGTAAAGGTAGCTTCTGCGGTTTTGCGATCGCTTGTATCAAACACCAGCGCCCCACCAAAACCCACACTTGCTAACACACCTTGATTAGATGGAACTGCACCAATCCCAAATTCGCCATCCATCCAGCCAAAAATCTCTTTATCTAAGTCAATATCAGCAGACTTTAGCTGAGTGCGGATTTGTTGGAGTGTTTGTTGAACTTCGGGATAATCTTTTGATTGTTCTGTGAATGTTTGCCAACCACGACTGATACCGTTACCACTAATTAATGCAAAGGTATCGCCAGGAAATTGCGTTAATATCTTAGCTGGTGTGTTTTGATACTGAAATTTGCTGAGTTGTGGATCTAAATTAGCGATCGCTTTTACCCGCACTCCCTGATCATCAACACCAACACCAGCCACCATTGATTTTACCTGCTTCAACTGTGACAAGGTTTGGGGCGGCAAAGTTTTACCTTGGGCGCTGGCTGTTGCTAATTGTTGTACCATCCCAGAGTAGTCTGGGACATAAACCTGCACGAGAGTATTTTGCAGATTTACATTTTGGCTGAGTAAACGATTAGCACCTTCCTTACTAGCAAAAGAAGGTTGACCTTTATAGGTATCAATCGCTTTTTCTACAGCTTGTTTTTCAGGAGCTAAAATTAAATGACTATTATTAACAACTACACTATATGTTGGTCTGCCATTTTCTATAGTTTCTGTAATTTTCTCACCTTTATAGTCAATTTCTCGACTTTTCACTCCTTTTTGATTTTTTAATTTACTCGCAAAATTCAAAGCAGTTAATTTATCTTTGATCCCAATTACCATCAGCATGTTTGTACTTTGTTGTACTTTTAATGGTTGATTGGTTCGATTAGTGGGAATTTGTAACTGAGCAGGTTGAGTTTTATTTGGTGGTAAAACAGCAATCATCACGCCACCAATCCAAGGTTTAATATCTTTTTCGTAAGAAATATCACTACCTTTAAAAGTATTTTTATTGAAGTCTTCTAAACTTTTTACCAGTAACTTTTGGGCTTCTGGTGTACCAAACTGCTGTAATTTTGCCCAAACTTGGTCATCAGTAGAAATATAGGTAGTCATCAGGGCTGATTCGGGAACTAATTTAGCACTACCAACAGCTCCAGAAATATCTCCAACAGGCCCTTTGAACAAATAGGTATAGACTGCTACACCCCCTACTACAGCGACAACTGCGCCAATTGCAGGTACTACAAACTTTAACTTACTTTCAGGCATTGTTACTGTCCTCATTTTCCTCAGATTTTTACCGAGGGTAGTAAAAACGTCATTGTTGAGTTCTCGGAATTATTGATAAACTTCACGATTTCTTCGGGTTTCACTGTTAAAATTAGTAAATCTACACACAAGCAGTAAAAAGAACACCAAAGAAATACTTCAATGAGAGCAAAGCAAAATCCGTAAATGCTAGGTTATTCATCTTGAGAGATAGCCTGTGGTAAATTTGCAAGCTATCCTAATCTCATCAGCAAATTTGCCGAGTCTTGGTACTCAAGGAAAAATCATCAAGAATATCCCCGTAGCAGCAGAAAAAGGTTCATGAGAATCTCCCCAAAATTGCAAAGATGGCATATTTTTTATCCCCTATTTGGATGAGTAAACATCACAAATAGTATGATTTTCGTAAATTTACTTAGATTTTTTAAGATTAAAGGGTCATTCAGCATCAATGTCGCATTCCTATTTTGATACAGAAAATAACGGACGCAAATCTTTTGAGTTACCGGGAGCCAGACCACACTATAATCCAGATCGTCCTGGACAGGTAGAGCATATTTTTCTTTATCTGCACTTAGATATTCCCAAGCAAAGTTATCAAGGCAGTTGTAGCATTCGCTTATTACCAATTCGCAGTGGAATTGACCGTTTAGTATTGGATGCAGTCAACTTAAATATCCACTCTGTACAAGTAGATGAGGTGGCGCAAAAGTTTGACTATGACGGTGAACAGCTTTCTATTCAGCTTGACCAACCCACAGAACTGGAGAAAAGAATCTTAATTGCGATCGCCTACTCCGCCGAAAAACCCCAACGCGGTATATACTTTATCCAACCAGACAAACACTATCCCCACAAACCCACTCAAGTCTGGACTCAGGGAGAAGACGAAGACTCGCGTTTTTGGTTTCCCTGCTTTGACTATCCCGGACAACTCTCGACATCGGAAATTCGTGTGCGGGTTCCCAAACCATTAGTAGCGATTTCCAACGGTGAATTAATCGAAACCATCGAAGAAGGTGCCGAAAAAATTTATCATTGGTCACAGCAGCAAGTTCATCCTACATATTTAATGACTCTGGCTGTGGGAGACTTTGCTGAAATTCGAGACGAATGGCAAGGTAAACCAGTTACTTACTACGTGGAAAAAGGCCGGGAAGCAGATGCTAAACGCAGCATGGGCAAAACTCCCCGCATGGTCGAATTTTTGAGTGAAAAGTATGGTTATCCGTATCCTTTTCCCAAATATGCCCAAGTTTGCGTTGATGACTTTATCTTTGGGGGGATGGAAAATACTTCCGCCACCTTATTAACAGACCGTTGTCTTTTAGATGAACGCGCCGCTTACGATAACCGCAATACCGAAAGTTTAGTTGTTCACGAACTCGCGCATCAGTGGTTTGGTGATTTGCTGGTGATTAAGCATTGGTCTCATGCTTGGATTAAAGAAGGTATGGCTTCTTACTCCGAAGTCATGTGGACAGAACATGAATATAGCGCCGAAGAAGCAGCATATTATCGGTTAATAGAAGCGCGGAGTTACTTAAGCGAAGATAGCAGCCGTTACCGCCGACCAATGGTAACTCATGTTTACCGTGAAGCTATTGAACTTTATGACCGCCACATCTACGAAAAAGGGTCTTGTGTTTATCACATGATTCGAGCGGAATTAGGTGAAGAATTATTCTGGCACGCCATTCAAACCTTTGTGCAGGATAATGCCCATAAAACTGTGGAAACAATTGACTTACTCCGCGCTATTGATAAAGCGACAGGAAGGAATTTAGCTTTCTTATTCGACCAATATGTTTATCGTGGCGGTCATCCTGATTTTAAAGTGGCTTACTCTTGGGATGGCGATGCAAATTTAGCCAAGGTCACAGTTACCCAAACTCAAGCTGATCAAAATAGCAGTAAAAATTTATTTGACTTAAAAATACCCATCGGTTTCGGCTTTGTACAGACGGGAGAACCTGTACAACTGACAACTTTCACAGTCCGAGTAAATCAACCAGAACAAAGCTTCTACTTCCCACTGTCAGCCAAGCCGGATTTTATTAGCTTTGATGTCGGCAATCATTTCTTAAAAACTGCCACTTTAGAATATCCCCTTCCTGAATTAAAAGCGCAGTTAGAATCTGACCCTGACCCAATTTCCCGGATTTATGCAGCGACGGCTTTAGCAAAAAAAGGCGGCTTGGAAGCAACCAAAGCATTATCTAAAGCATTGACAAAAGAGCCATTTTGGGGTGTGCGGGTGGAAGTTGCCAAACAACTAGCAGAAGTCAAGTTAGATCAAGCCTTTGACGGTTTAGTGGTGGGATTAAAAGATAAAAATCCTTATGTGCGGCGTGCGGTTGTGAATGCACTGGCGACGATCAAAACCCATGATAGTTATAAGGCCGTGAAAGAAATAGTGCAAGAAGGCGATCGCAGTTATTATGTAGAAGCCGCCGCCGCTACAGCCATTGGTGCGATCGCAGCTGCTAATCTGGATGAAAAGCCCAAAGAAGAAAAGGTCATCAAGCTACTGAAGTCAGTTCTAGAAGAAAAAGCTGGTTGGAATGAAGTAGTCCGCAGTGGTGCAGTTAACGGTTTAGCAGAACTCAAAACTTCTGAAGCCGCTTTAAATCTGTTGCTGGAATACACCAAACAAGGAGTTCCCCAAGCCTTACGTTTAGCAGCAATTCGGGCTTTAGGTAAAATTTCCGTCGGTCAAACACCAGTGAACTTAGAACGGATTTTAGATAGATTAGCTGAACTCGCCAAAGAAACCTTCTTCTTAACCCAAGTAGCAGTAGTTACAGCCTTGGGCAAAATGGAAACACCCAAAGCAATTGGCGTTTTGCGATCGCTTTCCGAACAAACCCCCGATGGTCGTGTGCGTCGCTATGCTGACGAAGAAATTGCCAATGTCCAAAAACACATCGGCCCAGAAACCGCCTTGCGTCAATTGCGCGAAGAACTCGACCAAGTTAAAAAACAAAACCAAGAACTCAAAAGCCGTTTAGAAAACTTAGAGGCGAAATCTAAGTAGAGGCTAGAGGCTGGGGGTTAGAGGTTAGTTATACCTGTAGGGTGCGTGACATTTTATTCACGCACCTTTTTGAATTAATCGTAGGCAGTTAATGTATGCAGTAAATTTTTTTTAAATCGTCAAGAATTTATGCGACATGCAAAGCAGTTATGTTGAAGGCGATAAAACCTCCATACTACCTAAAGATGTCTATGTATTCTAACAAGGTCTATTTTTAATGCTTACTTACATATATGGGAACTGATAAAAGTATATATTTTATGGAAACTTTTCATTTATGCCTCTTCTGTCACTCTCCGAAAACATTTACCATTTCTGAATCCTAGAGCTTTTGTACAGCAAGCGATCGCTCAATTTTCTTCTAATAACAAATACAAGACCCATTTTTTTCTAACAGTATAGCTTGTATTGATGACCTCATGAGGCTTCTAGCGATCAGCCTCCCGGAAAGTGACAGAAGAGGGATAAGGAACAGGTTTAACTATTGGCCGTCTAGAGGGACAATAAAAGTCAAGACTTAGGAGTAGTAGCTCATGGTTAATTAATGCAAAACTCTCCGGAAAGCTTTTCTTGCTCCCGTATGCTTACCCTTTTCATTCTGGGATGACGTGGTTAACATGGGTTGAACATATTTTTAATGATTCAACTTTATGCCTAGAACACCGAATGAGTACGCTGTACACCTGTTGCTGGAAACTGGTCATCGTGAAGAAGTGCGGTTTCCAACTATTCAAGAATTTCAAAAATGGTATAGTGGCGAACTAGTACCCAAGTCTACCTCGAATGATTTTATCAGTGTACCGATCAAGAATATTCAGGGAGAGTATATGGTTATCCGCCCATCTCGGATTGTGGCAATCCGGGTAGAACCACTGTTTAGTTCTAGTGTTGAAAGATTCGACTAAATCATGAGAAAAACCCTTGCTTTGGCTTCTTTGAGTCTAGGAATTGCCCTTGTTCACACAATTTGGCCAGCTGTTGCTCAAGTTCCGACAACGATACCGTTACCTGTACCGTTACCTACACAGCCAAGCACTTCCCCAGAGTTACAAATACCACTCGAACCAGTAGAAATTAGTAATACTTGTACTCCTGTATCTACTTGTTTGGGATGGGATGAGCAAATTTTTGGTAGTCCAGGCAAAAGTGGCGATCGCAAAGCTCTCTTAGCCGCCATTGACAATAGTTTAAGTTATTTGGCAAGAGATAGTGCGATCGCCGCCTATAAAGATTATCCGGTGCCAGGAATTACCCATGATCGCGTGCGGCGCAGTTTACTGCGTTTCCGGCAATTAGTCGCAACAGCCAAATCTGCCAGTCAACTCAGAGCTGCCATTCAGCGTGAGTTTGTGTTTTACAAGTCCGTCGGCAATGATGGCAAGGGTACTGTTAAATTTACTGCTTACTATGAGCCAATTTATCAGGCCAGTCGCGTTAAAACTTCTATATATAAGTATCCGCTTTATCGACTACCGCCAAATTTTGACCAATGGGCTAAACCACACCCAAAACGCATTGATTTGGAAGGCAAAGATGGTTTACTCGGAGATAAAAGCCAGTTGCGCGGTTTGGAATTGTTGTGGTTCCGCGATCGCTTAGACGCATACATGGTACACATCCAAGGTTCTGCCCAAATCAGGTTAACCAATGGCAAAACTACTTCTGTTGGTTACGCTGGTGGTACTGATTATCCTTGGACTAGTATCGGCAAAGAACTCGCCAAAGATGGCAAACTGCCACTAGAAGGCTTAACTATGCCGCGTCTTATCAGCTACTTCCGACAAAATCCCTTAGAGTTAAATAATTATTTGCCTCGCTGGGAACGCTTTGTGTTTTTTAAAGAAGTTCCAGGGAGAAAAGCTACAGGTAGTACTAATGTGCCAGTTACACCAGAACGTTCAATTGCGACTGATAAATCGCTTATGCCTCATGGCGCACTAGCATTAATTAACGGTTCATTCCCTTATCCGGCTGCTGGTGGCAAATTACAACCGCGTACC encodes the following:
- a CDS encoding murein transglycosylase A, coding for MRKTLALASLSLGIALVHTIWPAVAQVPTTIPLPVPLPTQPSTSPELQIPLEPVEISNTCTPVSTCLGWDEQIFGSPGKSGDRKALLAAIDNSLSYLARDSAIAAYKDYPVPGITHDRVRRSLLRFRQLVATAKSASQLRAAIQREFVFYKSVGNDGKGTVKFTAYYEPIYQASRVKTSIYKYPLYRLPPNFDQWAKPHPKRIDLEGKDGLLGDKSQLRGLELLWFRDRLDAYMVHIQGSAQIRLTNGKTTSVGYAGGTDYPWTSIGKELAKDGKLPLEGLTMPRLISYFRQNPLELNNYLPRWERFVFFKEVPGRKATGSTNVPVTPERSIATDKSLMPHGALALINGSFPYPAAGGKLQPRTVSRFVLDQDTGSAIKGPGRVDYFMGTGQLAGDRAGITGGNGSLYYLLLKK
- a CDS encoding M1 family metallopeptidase; translation: MSHSYFDTENNGRKSFELPGARPHYNPDRPGQVEHIFLYLHLDIPKQSYQGSCSIRLLPIRSGIDRLVLDAVNLNIHSVQVDEVAQKFDYDGEQLSIQLDQPTELEKRILIAIAYSAEKPQRGIYFIQPDKHYPHKPTQVWTQGEDEDSRFWFPCFDYPGQLSTSEIRVRVPKPLVAISNGELIETIEEGAEKIYHWSQQQVHPTYLMTLAVGDFAEIRDEWQGKPVTYYVEKGREADAKRSMGKTPRMVEFLSEKYGYPYPFPKYAQVCVDDFIFGGMENTSATLLTDRCLLDERAAYDNRNTESLVVHELAHQWFGDLLVIKHWSHAWIKEGMASYSEVMWTEHEYSAEEAAYYRLIEARSYLSEDSSRYRRPMVTHVYREAIELYDRHIYEKGSCVYHMIRAELGEELFWHAIQTFVQDNAHKTVETIDLLRAIDKATGRNLAFLFDQYVYRGGHPDFKVAYSWDGDANLAKVTVTQTQADQNSSKNLFDLKIPIGFGFVQTGEPVQLTTFTVRVNQPEQSFYFPLSAKPDFISFDVGNHFLKTATLEYPLPELKAQLESDPDPISRIYAATALAKKGGLEATKALSKALTKEPFWGVRVEVAKQLAEVKLDQAFDGLVVGLKDKNPYVRRAVVNALATIKTHDSYKAVKEIVQEGDRSYYVEAAAATAIGAIAAANLDEKPKEEKVIKLLKSVLEEKAGWNEVVRSGAVNGLAELKTSEAALNLLLEYTKQGVPQALRLAAIRALGKISVGQTPVNLERILDRLAELAKETFFLTQVAVVTALGKMETPKAIGVLRSLSEQTPDGRVRRYADEEIANVQKHIGPETALRQLREELDQVKKQNQELKSRLENLEAKSK
- a CDS encoding DUF3352 domain-containing protein yields the protein MPESKLKFVVPAIGAVVAVVGGVAVYTYLFKGPVGDISGAVGSAKLVPESALMTTYISTDDQVWAKLQQFGTPEAQKLLVKSLEDFNKNTFKGSDISYEKDIKPWIGGVMIAVLPPNKTQPAQLQIPTNRTNQPLKVQQSTNMLMVIGIKDKLTALNFASKLKNQKGVKSREIDYKGEKITETIENGRPTYSVVVNNSHLILAPEKQAVEKAIDTYKGQPSFASKEGANRLLSQNVNLQNTLVQVYVPDYSGMVQQLATASAQGKTLPPQTLSQLKQVKSMVAGVGVDDQGVRVKAIANLDPQLSKFQYQNTPAKILTQFPGDTFALISGNGISRGWQTFTEQSKDYPEVQQTLQQIRTQLKSADIDLDKEIFGWMDGEFGIGAVPSNQGVLASVGFGGALVFDTSDRKTAEATFTKLDNLAKAQRINIANRNIGGKDVTEWQIPRQGALLSHGWLDQDTVFLALGGPVADALAATKSPSLAQSDTFKNVTGSLQQPNGGYFYLDMDKTVTFVNRFAGQGRPIPPDVNAILSSIRGFAATATSPDKSTSQLEVLLALKPSQK